A section of the Citrus sinensis cultivar Valencia sweet orange chromosome 8, DVS_A1.0, whole genome shotgun sequence genome encodes:
- the LOC102610003 gene encoding cyclin-dependent kinase inhibitor 7, with translation MEDCTKSTKRIAGNVVKTGEEAAPAVEAEASNASLSSKKTKLTSQEVKLPSLENGDSFVVSPHKTSSTSDSVSENLSTSRSSSDDVIKSADLKATSFETEVSTCNNKFSKEETSPLSEICGDSEDQTSMDKPSKTPPESHRRKPSSEEEKIPSAAEIDEFFTAAEKREQERFAEKYNYDIVNDLPLEGRYQWVRLNEASK, from the exons aTGGAAGATTGTACGAAAAGTACGAAGCGAATTGCAGGAAATGTAGTGAAAACGGGAGAAGAAGCAGCGCCAGCAGTAGAAGCAGAAGCTTCAAACGCAAGCTTAtcatcaaagaaaacaaagttaACTTCTCAAGAAGTGAAGTTACCTTCGCTCGAAAACGGTGACTCCTTCGTCGTTTCGCCACACAAAACGTCATCGACATCTGATTCCGTCTCCGAGAACCTCTCAACTTCTCGCTCCTCCAGCGATGACGTCATCAAATCTGCAGATCTAAAG GCCACGAGCTTTGAAACCGAAGTCTCAACGTGCAACAACAAATTCAG CAAGGAAGAAACAAGTCCGCTGAGCGAGATTTGCGGAGACTCGGAGGATCAGACCTCAATGGACAAGCCGTCGAAGACTCCTCCAGAGTCTCACAGGAGGAAGCCGTCATCGGAGGAGGAGAAGATTCCGTCAGCGGCGGAGATCGATGAGTTCTTCACTGCAGCTGAAAAGCGCGAGCAGGAACGTTTCGCTGAGAA gtACAATTACGATATTGTGAATGATTTGCCGCTTGAAGGCCGCTACCAGTGGGTTCGTTTGAATGAAGCCTCGAAATga
- the LOC102610317 gene encoding uncharacterized protein LOC102610317, with the protein MYGHGSINSDGSSLYWGRKAASFRGIVVLFSWVSVHEHQLRSFVDLYSSLGWNSLVSNSHFLDAFYPERATSLAFVLINELVEELRIQTCPVVFVALSGGTKACMHKAFQIIQATCEGQLNVDESRLIRSCVAGQIYDSSPVDFTSDFCARFGLHPTIQKIPGLSKLVSWVAKGVTSGLDGLCLTRFEPQRAEYWRALYNSVDLGTPFLIICSDNDELAPQQVIYNFARHLLALGGDVKLVKLNGSPHIGHYEYYPIQYRAAITGLLEKAASVYSQRIRQLGEISGMEGTHDEISELICDLQNVAVNSNQSLRRVAVEPSDHFFLPSSTELHSQESGSLQDERNSRSVYLPTPSISAHSVLGEFLFDVCIPKNVEGWDIRFSGSVNGQPYASARRHSPFNKFRCNLRSRL; encoded by the exons atgtacgGTCACGGCAGTATTAATAGTGACGGCAGTAGCCTGTATTGGGGGCGGAAAGCGGCGTCGTTTCGCGGGATTGTTGTCCTTTTCTCTTGGGTATCGGTTCATGAACACCAGCTCAGAAGCTTCGTCGATTTGTACTCCTCGCTGGGATGGAATTCGCTTGTTTCTAATTCTCATTTTCTCGACGC ATTTTATCCCGAGAGGGCTACTTCACTTGCATTTGTTCTTATCAACGAGCTGGTCGAG GAGCTAAGGATTCAAACATGTCCAGTAGTCTTTGTTGCTCTTTCTGGTGGTACGAAAGCTTGCATGCACAAGGCTTTTCAG ATTATTCAGGCAACATGTGAAGGTCAGCTGAATGTG GACGAAAGTCGATTGATCAGAAGTTGTGTTGCTGGACAAATCTATGATTCTAGCCCTGTAGATTTTACCAGTGATTTTTGTGCCCGATTTGGTCTCCATCCCACCATTCAGAAAATTCCTGGATTGTCAAAACTTGTGTCTTGGGTTGCTAAAGGTGTTACTTCTGGTCTTGATGGTTTATGTCTTACTAGGTTTGAACCTCAACGTGCTGAATATTGGCGGGCTTTGTATAACTCAGTT GACCTGGGAACCCCATTTTTAATCATATGCTCGGACAATGATGAACTTGCACCTCAACAAGTTATCTATAATTTTGCCCGACATTTACTAGCACTTGGCGGAGATGTTAAGCTTGTGAAGTTGAATGGCTCTCCTCACATAG GTCATTACGAGTATTACCCTATTCAATACAGGGCCGCTATAACCGGTTTGCTTGAGAAGGCTGCTTCAGTTTATTCCCAAAGAATCCGACAACTTGGTGAAATATCTGGCATGGAGGGTACGCATGATGAGATATCTGAGCTAATATGTGACCTTCAAAATGTTGCAGTTAATTCAAACCAAAGCCTAAGAAGAGTTGCTGTGGAGCCGAGTGACCACTTCTTCTTGCCAAGTTCAACTGAGCTTCACAGTCAAGAATCTGGATCTTTACAAGATGAACGAAATTCAAGATCAGTCTATCTGCCTACCCCAAGCATTAGTGCACACAGTGTTCTCGGTGAATTCCTTTTTGATGTTTGCATTCCAAAGAATGTTGAAGGTTGGGATATTAGATTTTCAGGTTCTGTAAACGGGCAGCCATATGCCTCTGCTCGTAGGCATTCACCTTTCAACAAATTCAGATGCAATCTTCGCTCAAGGTTATAA